Proteins encoded within one genomic window of Arachis ipaensis cultivar K30076 chromosome B08, Araip1.1, whole genome shotgun sequence:
- the LOC107611521 gene encoding serine decarboxylase-like — protein MLSSGEEENHIEIQESNNDEHHSLAITNYTGEARHDLSASINRFVETLNHFNLRNLGYPANQELKYDGLGALLNYHINNAGDPFKGSSFCLNSSEFEVCVLDWFAKLWQIQKGHYWGYVTTGGTEGNLHGILIGREQLPDGILYTSQDSHYSIFKIARMYRMQCVKVATLISGEIDCNDLKALLLVHRNKPAIINLNIGTTMKGGVDDLDLVIQTLEECGFTSDRFYIHCDGALFGVMLPFLMKAPKITFQKSIGSVTISGHKFLGCPIPCGVVITRLKYINNALSKDVEIIGSRDATITGSRCGHAPIFLWYCLKSKGLKGLKKDVEKCIMNASYLHGRLRGAGIGAMLNEFSNIVVFERPQLNDDFIRRWSLACEGKIAHVVVMQHVTTKMLDSFVSEFLQRRFQAQCIADHVGSSNCSCSMHDGFLH, from the exons ATGCTCTCATCAGGAGAAGAAGAGAACCATATTGAAATCCAAGAGAGTAATAATGATGAACACCACAGTCTTGCCATCACCAACTACACCGGAGAGGCACGACATGATTTGAGTGCATCAATTAATCGCTTCGTGGAGACTCTAAATCACTTCAACTTGCGCAATTTGG GGTACCCTGCTAATCAAGAGTTGAAGTATGATGGATTGGGAGCATTGCTTAATTATCACAtaaacaatgcaggagatccatTTAAAGGGAGCAGCTTTTGTCTAAACTCATCAGAATTCGAAGTGTGCGTGCTTGATTGGTTTGCAAAGTTATGGCAGATACAGAAGGGTCACTACTGGGGATACGTCACTACCGGTGGGACTGAAGGAAATCTTCATGGCATTTTAATAGG GAGAGAACAACTTCCAGATGGAATTCTATATACTTCACAGGATTCACATTATTCAATATTCAAAATAGCAAGAATGTATCGAATGCAATGCGTGAAGGTTGCCACTTTGATCTCTGGTGAGATTGATTGCAATGATCTAAAGGCTTTACTACTTGTTCACAGGAATAAGCCAGCCATCATCAATCTTAACATAG GGACAACTATGAAAGGAGGAGTTGACGACCTTGATCTTGTAATACAAACACTTGAAGAATGTGGTTTCACTTCTGATCGATTCTACATTCACTGCGATGGAGCATTGTTTGGAGTGATGCTGCCTTTTCTCATGAAA GCACCAAAGATTACCTTCCAGAAATCCATTGGAAGTGTAACTATTTCTGGCCATAAGTTCTTGGGATGTCCAATTCCATGTGGTGTTGTAATAACTCGTTTGAAATACATCAATAATGCCCTATCCAAGGATGTTGAAATCATTGGTTCAAGGGATGCTACAATAACAG GTAGCCGTTGTGGACATGCCCCTATCTTCCTTTGGTATTGTCTGAAAAGCAAAGGATTAAAAGGGCTTAAGAAAGACGTTGAGAAGTGCATAATGAATGCAAGTTACTTACATGGTCGATTGCGTGGTGCTGGCATTGGTGCAATGTTGAATGAGTTTAGTAACATCGTTGTGTTTGAGAGGCCTCAATTAAATGATGACTTTATTCGTAGGTGGAGTTTGGCGTGCGAAGGGAAAATTGCGCACGTTGTTGTCATGCAGCACGTGACCACTAAAATGCTTGACTCTTTTGTTAGTGAGTTTCTTCAGAGAAGGTTTCAGGCTCAGTGCATTGCAGACCATGTTGGTTCCTCAAATTGTTCTTGTTCGATGCATGATGGTTTTCTTCATTGA